From a single Vitis vinifera cultivar Pinot Noir 40024 chromosome 18, ASM3070453v1 genomic region:
- the LOC104882701 gene encoding disease resistance protein RPV1, with the protein MASPSTSTHEGIYDVFLSFRGEDTRYHFTDHLYSALIDNGVHTFRDDEELERGGVIAPELFNAIEQSRISIVVFSENYAQSRWCLDELVKIIECMTGRTQIVLPVFYHVDPSHVRKQMGSYGEAFAYHEKDADLKKREKIQKWRTALTETSNLSGWHLHDHQSESDVIKEITYNIITRLNPKSLYVGENIVGMNIRLEKLRSLINIDLNNVCMVGICGIGGIGKTTIAKALYNEILNQFEGVSFLANVREKSKNDFGLLQLQQQLLNDILKRKNREISNVHEGINVIKNVLYLRRVLVVLDDVDNLRQLEHLVGKHDWFGQGSRILITTRDRHLLDAHGVDKPYHEIEELNSEEALQLLSLYAFKQNFPQEDYKDLPDHTVKYAKGLPLALQVLGSHLCKKTPSEWESELRKLEREPAPEIQNVLKISYDGLDRTQREIFLDIACFFKGQDKEFVSRILDGCDFYAKSGFRVLRDRCLITILDNKIHMHDLIQQMGWHIVREQYPKEPGKWSRLWEPKDVFHVLTRNTGTEEIEGIFLDMSTSEQLQFTTKAFKMMNKLRLLKVHQDANCQPLSHLI; encoded by the exons atgGCTTCACCCTCTACTTCAACCCATGAAGGGATTTATGATGTTTTCTTAAGTTTTAGGGGAGAAGACACCCGCTACCACTTCACTGATCACCTCTACTCCGCACTAATTGATAATGGCGTCCACACCTTTAGAGATGATGAAGAGCTTGAGAGAGGAGGAGTGATTGCTCCAGAACTCTTTAATGCTATTGAGCAATCAAGGATTTCTATTGTGGTTTTCTCAGAAAACTATGCCCAATCTAGATGGTGTTTGGACGAACTGGTCAAAATCATTGAGTGTATGACAGGAAGGACACAAATAGTTCTGCCAGTTTTCTACCATGTCGATCCTTCCCATGTGCGGAAGCAAATGGGGAGTTATGGAGAGGCATTTGCATATCATGAAAAAGATGCTGATCTgaagaaaagggagaagataCAGAAGTGGAGGACTGCCTTGACAGAAACAAGCAATCTATCTGGCTGGCATCTACATGATCATCA GTCTGAGTCTGATGttataaaagaaattacttaTAACATCATTACAAGATTGAATCCTAAGAGTTTATATGTTGGCGAAAACATAGTTGGAATGAATATTCGTTTGGAAAAACTCAGATCTTTGATAAACATTGATTTGAATAATGTTTGCATGGTTGGGATTTGTGGAATTGGTGGAATCGGTAAGACTACCATCGCCAAAGCTCTTTATAATGAGATCTTAAATCAATTTGAGGGTGTTTCATTTCTTGCAAATGTTAGGGAGAAATCCAAAAATGATTTTGGTCTACTTCAGTTACAACAACAACTCCTTAATGACATCCTAAAGAGAAAAAATCGGGAAATTAGTAATGTTCACGAAGGAATCAATGTGATAAAGAATGTGCTCTACTTAAGAAGAGTTCTTGTTGTTCTTGATGACGTAGATAATTTGAGACAATTAGAACACTTGGTGGGGAAGCATGATTGGTTTGGCCAAGGAAGTAGAATCCTCATAACAACTAGAGATAGGCATCTACTAGATGCGCATGGAGTGGATAAGCCATATCATGAGATTGAAGAACTGAATTCTGAAGAAGCTCTTCAACTCTTAAGCCTGTATgcctttaaacaaaattttcccCAAGAAGATTATAAAGATCTCCCGGACCATACAGTAAAGTATGCTAAAGGCCTCCCATTAGCTCTTCAAGTTTTGGGTTCTCACTTATGTAAGAAGACACCAAGTGAATGGGAAAGTGAATTACGTAAGTTGGAAAGAGAACCAGCCCCAGAAATTCAGAATGTGCTGAAAATAAGTTATGATGGATTAGATCGTACACAAAGAGAGATATTCCTAGATATTGCATGCTTTTTTAAAGGGCAAGACAAAGAATTTGTTTCAAGAATATTAGATGGTTGTGATTTCTATGCAAAGAGCGGATTCAGAGTTCTACGCGATAGGTGTCTTATAACCATTTTAGACAATAAGATACATATGCACGATTTGATACAACAAATGGGTTGGCATATTGTTCGTGAACAATATCCTAAAGAGCCTGGAAAATGGAGTAGATTGTGGGAGCCTAAGGATGTCTTTCATGTATTAACAAGAAATACG GGGACAGAAGAAATCGAAGGGATATTTCTAGATATGTCAACATCAGAACAGTTGCAATTTACAACTAAAGCTTTCAAAATGATGAATAAGCTTAGATTACTCAAAGTCCATCAAGATGCTAACTGTCAGCCCCTTAGCCACTTGATCTAG